One Ensifer adhaerens genomic window, GCCGATCATCATCAGGAAACCGAGGCAGAGAATGACCACGGTCGGGTGTTTCGAGACGAAAGCCATCAGCGGCTTCGATGCGAGCAGCATCACGCCGACCGCGACGATAACCGCGATCATCATGACGGAGAGATGCTGAACCATGCCGACGGCGGTGATGACACTGTCCAGCGAGAAGACGGCGTCAAGGACGACGATCTGCACCAGGACCTGCCAGAACACCGCATGCTCCACCTTGCCCTCCTTGTGACCGGAGTGGCCCTCAAGGCGCTCATGGAGCTCCATTGTCCCCTTGAACAGAAGGAACACGCCGCCGAACAGCAGGATCAGATCCCGGCCGGAAATTTCGGAGCCGAGCACGGTGAACAGGGGCGTTGTCAGCGTCACGATCCAGGCGATCGACGCCAGCAGGATGAGACGCATGCCAAGCGCCAGGCCAAGACCGATCAGGCGGGCTTTTTCCCGTTGATGCTCAGGAAGCTTGTCCGCGAGGATGGCGATGAAGACGAGGTTGTCGATACCGAGCACGATCTCGAGAACGATAAGGGTGGCGAGACCCGCCCAGGCGGCCGGATCAGACATCCATTCGAGCATCATTGAGTTTAAAGGCCAGCCTTCAGGGCAAGGCCAATCCTTCTATTGTTAAACGGAGAATACAAACCTCGCCCGGCACCCGATAGGCGGACACAAGCTGAAGGGCAGGCGACCTTGGGCCGCACGGCGGTGCGGTCACAACGCAACTGTGTGAACTGTCAGGTTCGGCGTCGTCAGGCATTCCGCTCGGTCCGCTCTGTCGAAAAGGTCAGGGAAAATTCGGCAGGCAGCAGGCCGAAATCTGCGTGCTCTTCAAATCCGAGAGCATGTCGGACCATTGCAACCGGACAGAAGGCAGAAAGTGGGCTTGGCGCAGGTGAGGTCATGAGAAAAGGCTGGCTCTGAGTGGATTGGCTTCCGGGGGAGGGGGATGATCCCCGGAAGCCAGAAGCGGCGTCAAATGTCTTCGTCGCCGCCGAAATCCATGTCGTCCGCAGGTTCCTCCGGCTGCGGAGCCGGAGCGTTGGCCTCGGCGGCTTGCGCTTCGTTTCCCCCAAACATGCCCCCGATCGCATTGCCGAGCAGGACACCGCCGGCAACGCCCATTGCTGTCTGCGCGGCTCCGGCGAGGAAACCGCCGCCGGTCCGCTGTGCCATCGGCTGGCCGTAGGCCTGGTTCTGGTTGCCCCACGGCGAGCCGGGAGCGGTACCGCCATATCCGGGCTGTTGCGGCGCCGGGCGCTGAGGGGCGGCATTGCTGCCGAACATCGAGGAGAAGAAACCGCCGCGCTGTTGGCTTTGCGCGGACTGCGCCTCCAGTTCCTCGATGCGGCGTTGGGCCGCCTCCAGCGCCTGCTCTTGCACGACGATCGTCTGTGCCATGTAATAGGGGGCACCCGGCTGCTGGCCGATCCGCTCCTGGATGAAGCGATCGGATTGAGCGTCACGCGGGCCGGATTGGCGCTCGACATGGGCAAGCTTGGAGAACAGGCCGTCAATGGCCTGCTGGTCGCTGCGATCCATGAGATGTCTTCCTGCGGGTGTTACTCTTCACGCTGGCCGGTGAAAGTCAGCAGCAGCTGGAAGATGTTGACGAAGTTCAGATAGAGCGACAACGCGCCGAAGACGGCGAGCTTCTGCTGGGATTCCTGGTCGAAGTTGTCGGCATACTGTTCCTTGATGTTCTGCGTGTCCCAGGCAGTCAGGCCGACGAAGACGACGATACCGATCACCGAGACGGCAAACTGAAGGGCGCTCGAACCAAGGAAGATGTTGACGATCGAGGCGATCATTACGCCGATCAGGCCCATGATCAGGAACGAGCCGAATTTCGCCAGGTCGCGCTTAGTTACATAGCCGTAGAGGCTCGTCGCACCGAACATGGTGGCGGCGATGAAGAAGGTGCGGGCGATGCTGGCTCCGGTGAAGACAAGGAAGACGGAGGCGAGCGACAGTCCCATGACCGCGCAGAAGGCCCAGAATGTCATCTGTGCCGAGGATGCCGACATCGTATGCATCTTGAAGGAAAAGAAGAAGACGAAGGCGAGCGGCGCCAGCATCACCACCCACTTCAGCGGCGTGGAAAAGATCGGCACGTAAAGCGCCGGTGTGGTGCCGACGATGAAGGCCACAAGGCCTGTCACAACGAGGCCGAGGCCCATGTAGTTGTAGACGCGCAGCATGTGCTGGCGAAGGCCCTCGTCAAGGGCCGCGGCAGAGGCCTGGCTCATGCCGCCGAAGCGGTTCTGGTTCGAATACATGATTGTTTCCTCAGTAAAGTGAGTTCTTGAGAAGCTCGGCCTCATCGCTGAGGCCGACGCCCGGCGTGCTTGAAACGACGGCATAGGCAACCTCGCCAACCTGCCACCAGGCAGCCTCGGCATTGGAAAGGTTGAGGTCCTTCACAGGTTCCACCGCGAAGTGACCTGGCCTGCCGGCGAAGAGTGAAATGAGTGTGCCCGCATCGGTCTTGACGCTCGTCTCGACGCTTGGCCCGAAATCCGAGGGGAATACCTGGACGTCGACGACGTTCCAGTCCTTCGGAAGTTCCGGCATGACGATGGCGGTCGCCGCACGAATTTCGTCCCGGTCGTAGGTCTGAACTTCCGGCTGTGACGGCATACCCGCCCTGAGCAGCGAGGTCTGATGCGCACGGATAGCGTGCTCTACGAAAGCCGGCGGATGGGCCGACGCATTGACTTCGCTCGGACCGACGGACGAATGGGCAATCCACCCCACCGAAACCATCAAGCCGACCGCCGCCACCTTCTGCAGCGCGTTCCACACGCGGGCATTCGCCAGTCCCGACGAAAGGCGGCGCGCCGCCTCGCGCGTCTCGGGGCGTCCGGCAACGACATCCGACGTCATCGCCAGCTTGAGCGTGGTTCGCATTCCGAGATCGGCCATGACGCGAGCAGCCGCATCCGGGTTCCTGGCAAGCCAGGTCTCAACCCGCAACCGACCGGCCGCATCGAGCTGGTTGTCCACATAGGCGTCGAGATCGGTATCGATAATCGCGCCGACATCAGTCATTGTCGCCTCCGACAAGCCTCAGGTGGTTGGGCTTTTTCGTTCCGCTTTCGAAGTCTCTCAGGGTCGCTCTTGCGCGGGAGACGCGCGACATCAACGTCCCGACGGGAATGTCGAGTATGTCGGCGGCCTCTTGATACGAGAGGTCCTCGACGGCCACGAGATGCAAGGCCTCGCGCTGCTCCTGCGGCAGCAGCATGAACGCCTCGCGGACCTGAGCCAGCCGGACGCTGTGTTCCTGGTGGGCGGGATAAGAAGAACCCGCCTCCTGCGCCGCCTGATCGTCACGCTGGCCGCGAGAGATCGTGGATCGCAAGCGATCGATGTGGGTGTTGCGAACGATCGCGAAAAGCCAGTTTCTAAGGCTCGCTCCCGACCGGAATGTCGAGCGCCGCTCATAGGCCCGCACCAGCGCATCATGAACGAGATCCTCGGCGTCCGGCGAATTGCGCGCAAGCGAGCGGGCATAGCGCCTCAGCGCAGCCAGTTGCCCAATCACGTCAAAGGCGCCCTTTTTCGAATCCATACCCGCATATACGGAGCGGACGCAGCTTCTCATCCATCGCGACGAAAAAAAATCTGAAAAAACTGCGTGCCGAATTGGAACCCGGCTCCAGATGCGCCACCCGCCAGCGGATTCGGCCCGCCGAAACCCCTGAGTGGTGTCGGCTTTCACGCGTCGCGCCTCAGACGCGATATCGGGCCGCCGAGCAAAGCCGCGATGAGCCGATCGCAATTTCTCGTCCTGTCGAAAACCCGCAAGACGTGCGGTATCGCCGTATCTGTTTACGCAGACTGCGCGCCGGTAATCTTGTCTAAAGCGTTCACCGCCGCGTCGGCGGCGGCCCAACAGAGTTGCGGACCACCAGGTCGGGTCTCAGCAGGATCTCCGTTTCGGAGGGTGTGCGGTCCGAAAGCATCTCGAGGAGCAGCGCCATCGCGTGCTTGCCGATCGCGGTGCGCGGCTGACGGATCGTGGTCAGGGAAGGGGTCATAAAGCTGGCTTGCGGGACGTCATCGAAGCCGGTGACAGAAAACTGATCCGGTATCTCGTAGCCGCGCGCCTTCAAGCCAAGCGCGACGCCAAGGGCCGTCTGATCGTTGACACACATGAAGGCGGTCGGAAGGTCATCGCGCATGAAGAGCTGCTCCAGCGCCAGCCTGCCGCTTTCCACCGTTCCGTCGCCCTCGAGGACAAGACGGCGGTTCGGGGGAATGCCAGCCGCAGCCAGGCCCGCCTCGTAGCCTGACCGACGACGGCCATAGGCAAGCCGCGTATGGGAGTCCCCGATGAAGGCGATCCGCCGATGCCCTTCGGCAATGAGAAGATCGACTGCCTTGCGTGCGCCTTCGACGTCGTCGACGCCGACATAGGGAATGCCTCCGTTGAAGACGGGCTCGAACACACCGACGGTCGGCGGCAGGCGCGGCGTCACCTCCTGATGGCCGAGAGGAAGAATGCCCGTAAACAGGATCAGGCCGGCCGCCTGGTTCGAATTGAAGAATTTGAGATACTCCAACCCGCGTTGGGCATCGTTCTGGGTATGGCCGATCAGCACCCCATAGCCATGGGCACGCGCTTCGTTTTCCAGGCCAACCAGAATGCTGGAGAAGTTCGGATCGCCGATATCGGGCGCGACCACGAGGATCATGTTCGACCGACCAAGCCTCAGGCTGCGCGCCATCGCATTGGTAGTGTAGCCCGTCAAAGCAATGGCCTGGTTGACCTTCAGTCGCGTGGACTTGGCAACCTTCTCCGGCATGTGGATAGCCCGCGAAACCGTCGCGATCGACACCTCGGCGATCCGTGCGACGTCTTCGATGGTTGCGGGGGTGGAATCGGACACTCGGTTGGCCTCGGGCTTTGTTGCGAGACACTACACAGACTTGCCTGACGGTCAAACGCGCCAGCAGAAAAAATTGTCGAACAAGCATGATGTAAACCTTTACATCGCTCAGTGTAAAGGTTTACATCATTGAAAAAGCGGTGGAGGCCGCGGGGAGGGGAAATGACCACGGAGGTTGTCGACGGGGCTCCCGTCGTGCTGTCTGCGCGCCGCATCAGCAAGTCATTCAGCGGCGTTCAGGTGCTTTTCAGCGTCGATTTCGAGTTGCGCCAGGGCGAGATTCACGCACTGATGGGCGAGAACGGCGCCGGGAAATCCACGCTCGTCAAGATATTGTCGGGCTTCGAGCAGCCGACTTCGGGCGACATCCTGCTCGACGGAAAGTCGGTGAAGCTTCCGGCAAACGGGGCGGCCGAAGCGCTCGGCATCGTCATCATCCACCAGGAATTCAATCTCACCGAACATCTCACCGTCACCGAGAGCCTGTTTCTCGGCCGTGAGGTGACCCGGTTCGGGGTCCTCGACCGCAAGTTCATGCGCGCGGAAACCCGCCGCGTTCTCGATCTGCTCGGCTCTCATGTCGACGAGAACGCGATGATCGGCTCACTGTCGATCGCCGAAAAGCAGATGGTGGAGATTGCCAAGGCGATCAGCCGTGATGCGCGTGTCGTCTTCATGGACGAGCCGACCGCCGTGCTTTCCCGTGAGGAAACGAACTTCCTGTTCCGGTTGGTGCGCAAGCTGCGTGACAAGGGAACGAGCTTCGTCTTCGTGTCGCACAAGCTCGACGAGGTCATGGAACTTACCGATCGCGTGACGGTTTTGCGCGACGGCCAATGGATCAAGACGTCGCCGACCTCCATCCTCGACGGCGAGGCGATCGCCCAGTTGATGGTCGGCCGGGAGCTTTCAAGCCTCTATCCCGCCAAAACCGAACCCGACGTCGACGAAGAAATCGTGCTACGCGTCAGTTCAGTCTCTACGGGCTACGTGCGGGATGCAAGCTTCGAGGTCCGTCGCGGCGAAATCCTCGGCTTTTCCGGGATGATCGGTTCCGGCCGAACGGAATTAATGGAGGCGATCGTCGGGTTGCGCGCGCGTTTGGCCGGTGAGGTCCACGTTCGTGGCCAGCCGGTGGCATCCGGTGACGTGCATGCGGTCAACAATGCCGGCCTCGCCTACATGACCAAGGATCGCAAGGCAAAGGGCCTGCTGCTCAATGCCGGCATGATGGCGAACCTGACACTGCAATCGCTCGATCGGCACACCCGACTTGGTTACCTCGATCCCGGAAGTGAAGAAGCTGCACTCGTCAAGGCGCGCCGCCGGTTTGATATTCGCGTGAGGGATGACAGTGTCGTCGCCGGGCGCATGTCGGGCGGCAACCAGCAGAAACTGCTGCTTGCCAAGGTCATGGAGACCGATCCGAGCATCATCATCATCGACGAGCCCACGCGCGGCATCGACGTCGGCACCAAGCAGCAGATCTACCACTTCATCTCCGCGCTCGCCCGGGACGGGCGCTCGATCATCGTCGTTTCGTCGGAGATGCCCGAAGTCATCGGCCTGTGCAGTCGGGTGGTGGTCATGCGCGAGGGCCATATCGCCGGCATCCTTGAGGGTGACGAGATCTCCGAGCAGGAGATCATGCGCTACGCCGCAGGCTTGAAGAAGAAAACGGCGGCTTGAGGCAGGGCCGGCGCATCCTGTGCAGATGCCGAGAACAATAAGATTCCCGAGAGCTGGGACGGAGGTTCAATTGGACATGAGCGTAAACGAGGAAGGCAGCCAGGGCGCAATTCGCCGTCGCAGCTGGCGCGACATCGATCTGAGGGCCGTGGCGCCGTTCGTCGCGCTGGCGTTGCTGCTGCTGGTTGGCGCCCTGGTCAACCCCAACTTCATCAGCATCAACAACCTCGCCAACGTCGCCACCCGCAGCGCCTTCATCGCCATCATCGCGGTCGGCGCCACCTTCGTGATTTCGTCGGGCGATCTCGATCTGTCCGTCGGGGCCATGGTTGCCTTCATCGCCAGTCTGATGATCCTCTTCATGAACTCCGGGGTCATCGCAGATCCGGCGCTTATGCTCCTGGCTGCGATCCTGTTCACCATCGTTGCCGGCGCACTCTGTGGTCTCACCAATGGCCTCATCACCACAGTCGGCAAGATCGAGCCCTTCATCGCGACGCTGGGCACCATGGGCATCTATCGCGGCTTGACGACCTGGCTTTCGCAAGGCGGCGCGATCACGCTCAAGGAACCGGAACTCCAAGAGATCTATCGTCCCGCCTATTTCGGCACCATCTTCGGCGTGCCGGTTCCGATCGTCGTCATCCTTGCGGTGACTGCCGTGGCGGCCTTCATCCTCTATCGCACGCGCTACGGCCGGCACGTGGTCGCCGTCGGCTCCAATCGTGACGTCGCGCGCTACTCCGGCATCTCCGTCAACCGCGTCCGCACCGTCGCCTTCGTGATCCAGGGTCTGTGCGTGGCGGCGGCCGTTCTTCTCTACGTACCGCGCCTCGGCTCCACCTCGGCGACAACGGGTATTCTGTGGGAGCTGCAGGCGATCACCGCCGTGGTCGTCGGCGGCACGGCGCTCAAGGGCGGCGCGGGCCGTGTCTGGGGCACGATCTGTGGTGCGTTCATTCTCGAACTGGTCGGCAACATCATGCTGCTCTCCAACTTCATCAGCGAATACCTGATCGGCGCCATCCAGGGTGCGATCATCATCATTGCGATGCTCGTCCAGCGTTCGCTGGTGCGGAAATCGTGAGACGGCCGGGTCCACAGGTCTCCCGGCCTGCAACAGGCTGACCTGATATTTGGGAGGAACTTAATGCGTAATAAGCTATTCGGCCTGACCCTCGCGGCCATGACCGCCCTTGCTGGTGTGTCGCACGCGCAGGAAGAAAAGAAAGTGACGATCGGTGTCTCGATCCCGGCAGCCGACCATGGCTGGACGGCCGGCGTGGTTTTCCATGCCGAGCGCGTCGCCAAGATCCTGATGGAACGCAATCCGGGCCTCAACGTCATCGTCAAGACCTCTCCCGATCCGGCAAGTCAGGCCAACGCCGTGCAGGACCTTGAGACGCAGGGCATCGACGCGCTCGTCATCCTGCCGACCGATCCGGATCCGTTGGTCAACGCCATCAAGGAAGTGAAGGGCAAGGGGACCTTCGTCGCTCTCGTCGACCGTGCGCCGAGCGTCAACGACAACTCGGTCCGCGATCTCTACGTCGCCGGTAACAACCCGGCTCTCGGCCAGGTCGCGGGCGAATACATCAAGGCCACCACGCCGGAAGCCGAAGTCGTCGTCATCCGCGGCCTGCCGATCCCGATCGATCAACAACGCCAGGACGGTTTCGACAAGGGCATCGAAGGCTCGAAGGTCAAGGTTCTCGACCGCCAGTACGGCAACTGGAACCGTGACGATGCCTTTAAGGTCATGCAGGACTACCTGACCAAGTACCCGAAGATCGATGTGGTCTGGTGCCAGGACGACGATATGGCCGTCGGCGTGCTGCAGGCCATCGAGCAGGCCAAGCGCACCGACATTCAGTATGTCGTTGCCGGCGCCGGCTCGAAGGAAATGATCAAGAAGGTCATGGACGGCGACAAGATGATCCCGGTCGACGTGCTCTATCCGCCGGCGATGGTCGGTACGGCGCTCGAGATGACCGTGGCCAACTTCTACGGCCAGGTTCCGGTTCGTGGCGTCTACACGA contains:
- a CDS encoding DUF2076 domain-containing protein produces the protein MDRSDQQAIDGLFSKLAHVERQSGPRDAQSDRFIQERIGQQPGAPYYMAQTIVVQEQALEAAQRRIEELEAQSAQSQQRGGFFSSMFGSNAAPQRPAPQQPGYGGTAPGSPWGNQNQAYGQPMAQRTGGGFLAGAAQTAMGVAGGVLLGNAIGGMFGGNEAQAAEANAPAPQPEEPADDMDFGGDEDI
- a CDS encoding Bax inhibitor-1/YccA family protein — its product is MYSNQNRFGGMSQASAAALDEGLRQHMLRVYNYMGLGLVVTGLVAFIVGTTPALYVPIFSTPLKWVVMLAPLAFVFFFSFKMHTMSASSAQMTFWAFCAVMGLSLASVFLVFTGASIARTFFIAATMFGATSLYGYVTKRDLAKFGSFLIMGLIGVMIASIVNIFLGSSALQFAVSVIGIVVFVGLTAWDTQNIKEQYADNFDQESQQKLAVFGALSLYLNFVNIFQLLLTFTGQREE
- a CDS encoding anti-sigma factor family protein: MTDVGAIIDTDLDAYVDNQLDAAGRLRVETWLARNPDAAARVMADLGMRTTLKLAMTSDVVAGRPETREAARRLSSGLANARVWNALQKVAAVGLMVSVGWIAHSSVGPSEVNASAHPPAFVEHAIRAHQTSLLRAGMPSQPEVQTYDRDEIRAATAIVMPELPKDWNVVDVQVFPSDFGPSVETSVKTDAGTLISLFAGRPGHFAVEPVKDLNLSNAEAAWWQVGEVAYAVVSSTPGVGLSDEAELLKNSLY
- a CDS encoding sigma-70 family RNA polymerase sigma factor, with amino-acid sequence MDSKKGAFDVIGQLAALRRYARSLARNSPDAEDLVHDALVRAYERRSTFRSGASLRNWLFAIVRNTHIDRLRSTISRGQRDDQAAQEAGSSYPAHQEHSVRLAQVREAFMLLPQEQREALHLVAVEDLSYQEAADILDIPVGTLMSRVSRARATLRDFESGTKKPNHLRLVGGDND
- a CDS encoding LacI family DNA-binding transcriptional regulator: MSDSTPATIEDVARIAEVSIATVSRAIHMPEKVAKSTRLKVNQAIALTGYTTNAMARSLRLGRSNMILVVAPDIGDPNFSSILVGLENEARAHGYGVLIGHTQNDAQRGLEYLKFFNSNQAAGLILFTGILPLGHQEVTPRLPPTVGVFEPVFNGGIPYVGVDDVEGARKAVDLLIAEGHRRIAFIGDSHTRLAYGRRRSGYEAGLAAAGIPPNRRLVLEGDGTVESGRLALEQLFMRDDLPTAFMCVNDQTALGVALGLKARGYEIPDQFSVTGFDDVPQASFMTPSLTTIRQPRTAIGKHAMALLLEMLSDRTPSETEILLRPDLVVRNSVGPPPTRR
- a CDS encoding sugar ABC transporter ATP-binding protein — its product is MTTEVVDGAPVVLSARRISKSFSGVQVLFSVDFELRQGEIHALMGENGAGKSTLVKILSGFEQPTSGDILLDGKSVKLPANGAAEALGIVIIHQEFNLTEHLTVTESLFLGREVTRFGVLDRKFMRAETRRVLDLLGSHVDENAMIGSLSIAEKQMVEIAKAISRDARVVFMDEPTAVLSREETNFLFRLVRKLRDKGTSFVFVSHKLDEVMELTDRVTVLRDGQWIKTSPTSILDGEAIAQLMVGRELSSLYPAKTEPDVDEEIVLRVSSVSTGYVRDASFEVRRGEILGFSGMIGSGRTELMEAIVGLRARLAGEVHVRGQPVASGDVHAVNNAGLAYMTKDRKAKGLLLNAGMMANLTLQSLDRHTRLGYLDPGSEEAALVKARRRFDIRVRDDSVVAGRMSGGNQQKLLLAKVMETDPSIIIIDEPTRGIDVGTKQQIYHFISALARDGRSIIVVSSEMPEVIGLCSRVVVMREGHIAGILEGDEISEQEIMRYAAGLKKKTAA
- a CDS encoding ABC transporter permease — encoded protein: MSVNEEGSQGAIRRRSWRDIDLRAVAPFVALALLLLVGALVNPNFISINNLANVATRSAFIAIIAVGATFVISSGDLDLSVGAMVAFIASLMILFMNSGVIADPALMLLAAILFTIVAGALCGLTNGLITTVGKIEPFIATLGTMGIYRGLTTWLSQGGAITLKEPELQEIYRPAYFGTIFGVPVPIVVILAVTAVAAFILYRTRYGRHVVAVGSNRDVARYSGISVNRVRTVAFVIQGLCVAAAVLLYVPRLGSTSATTGILWELQAITAVVVGGTALKGGAGRVWGTICGAFILELVGNIMLLSNFISEYLIGAIQGAIIIIAMLVQRSLVRKS
- a CDS encoding substrate-binding domain-containing protein, whose translation is MRNKLFGLTLAAMTALAGVSHAQEEKKVTIGVSIPAADHGWTAGVVFHAERVAKILMERNPGLNVIVKTSPDPASQANAVQDLETQGIDALVILPTDPDPLVNAIKEVKGKGTFVALVDRAPSVNDNSVRDLYVAGNNPALGQVAGEYIKATTPEAEVVVIRGLPIPIDQQRQDGFDKGIEGSKVKVLDRQYGNWNRDDAFKVMQDYLTKYPKIDVVWCQDDDMAVGVLQAIEQAKRTDIQYVVAGAGSKEMIKKVMDGDKMIPVDVLYPPAMVGTALEMTVANFYGQVPVRGVYTIDATLVTKDNAKDFYFPDSPF